The genomic region AAAAAGAATAATGCGATAGACCGTCGGACAGCTGAAGCTAGGTTAAGAGCTGTTCAGTTGGACGCTTTGAATGCCGGCTTTTTAGCTTAACGGCACAATAACTGCGGTACTTCACTACTACAACGGCTGGCACAGGCTGTTAAGTGGAGGCATTATTAGTTAGGAATATGTGTAGTAACAATAAACTGTGAATTTTGAATtggtttcttttctataaccgCATATTTGCAtagtttaaattgttaaaatttggtGATCTATTATGTTAACAGCTACTAAATCAAATGATTGAACTAATATTATCTGGAAAGTGAATCAAATTCTTCGACTTGGGCTTATCGTCCTTCGAATGGCAATAGACTGGAAATGTTTTAGGCTTAAGCATTGTTTTTATCTTAGTCAAATTCATGTACTTAATGTAACGGGGAGTATCTTAATAATGTACTGGTAAtcgtattaacaaaaaaatttttaatttttaataccgcTGATATTGGTATTAATATAATATCAGTTTTGGTATTAGTCTTTATATTGTTACTTGAATTTTGGTATTAGTATTAGTAATAGTATTGGTGTTGTTATTGGTATTTGTATAGTTGTTGTCTTTGGTAATGGTATTGGTACTGTTATTGGTAATGGTATAGGtactggtattggtattggtattggtattgttattggtattggttctggtattggtattggtaatggTATTTATActagtattggtattggtaatggtactggtattggtattggtattcgTAATGGTATTGGTACTAGTATTGGTACTGGTATTggtatttctatttattttggtatatgtatattggtattggtattgatattgCTACTGGTATTGGCATTGATCTTGGTATTggtatttctatttattttggtATAGGTGTAGGTTATTTCTGTTGGTATTAAtattggtaatggtaatggtattgGTAATGGTACTGGAATTGGTAttagtattggtattggtattagCATTGATATTTGTATTGGCATTGGTATTGATATTGGCACTGGTACTGATATTGGCATACGCATTGGTCTTGGTATTAATTTTGCCATAGGTATTGATACTGGCTTTTTGGTATTAAACTGGCATTGATGTCATTAATgatatttttagtaaatgtaGAACCAGctttttgtaattaaaagtgTTGATTTTGTTTAGGCAAATCAATTAACTAACGGCTTTGGTATTGTAATTGATATTAAACGGATATCTCAAACACTCAAAATTTGCTATGTTTTTTATTCAGATATCtgaaaatttattatgtaaaataatatatttttaaaacatcagATATTTTATCGACCAAGGAGTTTATTATTCGCTTTTTGCGGTgcaaaatattacatattttaataacaaatcaGAAACACCAATCCATGTACTGCAACAACTTGATATCCATGGTAATCAAGTGCGAAATATATTTGATCACTCGGTGAAATTGAGCGAAACAAATGGAAAGCAAAAATTAACTACCACCTAGTTGCATGTAGGATCTTTAAGCTGACAGCAGTAGCTCCAAGCCAGTCACCCACCTCTCCGTTCACAAACCGCACAACTTCCACTCAGCCTCATTACATCTGTAGACACGTCCGTAGAAGTACTTGTACACACTTCATATGGCGCTCACGTTCATTTCGCTTGCTTTGCCATTACCATCCATCTAGCCAGCCGTCtgtctctctgtccgtccgtgcgtcCATTCATCCGTCCATGCGTTCACAATCAATTGACCATAAAAATGCAAATCGACAGCAACAATTCGGTACGCTAAATTGCAATAACATTAAATTGTCAAATAAATTCAACTTATCGTCATACCGTCGGTCGGTACACTAAATGGCCAGCGCGCCCGAGTCAAGCTAACTAGTGACCGAGCGCTATGGGCGAGCAAGTGACTATTTAAACCGCATATTCAGTTAGCCAGCTATCTGCCCCGATTGACTGTCCAAAAGTCGGTGCTGACTACTCGGCCGAGCCGGTGGCTTTGTTGCTTTGCTTTTGCCAGCGTTGATTGGCCACTCAAATACTTAGTCGCTCGCTCAGCCTGGCTCGATGTTTGTTTTGATGCCAAAGCCAAGCCATTAGACAACCAAAAGAGACACCTAAAATGACGGCTGGTTTGAAGACTGTTTAGGTGGCGCTATCACCGGCCACCACCGTTGGACAACACATGTATTCCTGTATGTAAACTTATTCAACTGTTTGGAAGGTATTTCAAATGGTAATAATGGTAAATTACGGCAACTAAATTTACTTCGGTAGCAATGGAAAACTAGTTGCAACTTAAGACTACGAGTATCATGCCTTTCGATTCGTTATCTGATAAAAAGACACTCACAAACACGGAAAAGTGATAAGGTTagttacataaaataaaaattattggacAGCGAAttccaatattttataaatgtcGAAAACTGATTAGGTGTCTTATCGCCTTTTCAGTTTGAAAGTCAATGTATCCAACTTTATGtcctcataagaaaaaaaatcatctGAAACTATATCGTTTGTATATTTTACTACAGTCGTGATAATTGTTATAGAGcattacataaattttaatcCCGAGATTATTAGTAAGGCATCCATCTGGTTTAATATTTTGGAAGTTACCCAAATTTCCTCACATAATTTGGAACGAGAAAAATTCGTCCGCTAagattttgtaaagaaatactGATATGAACAaccagatcgagaagactgcaagaAATGTCTAAAGCAAGGCACTaaggaaacaatggagcatctcttgtcctcttgtcccgcattggcaagacaaCGCTGTAAGTATCTGGGGTTCCTACGGTATGacacactggaggaggtatcgatagtga from Bactrocera tryoni isolate S06 chromosome 3, CSIRO_BtryS06_freeze2, whole genome shotgun sequence harbors:
- the LOC120773106 gene encoding putative F-box/kelch-repeat protein At1g20790; protein product: MAKLIPRPMRMPISVPVPISIPMPIQISMLIPIPILIPIPVPLPIPLPLPILIPTEITYTYTKINRNTNTKINANTKIPIPVPILVPIPLRIPIPIPVPLPIPILV